In one Thunnus maccoyii chromosome 12, fThuMac1.1, whole genome shotgun sequence genomic region, the following are encoded:
- the znf830 gene encoding zinc finger protein 830: protein MASSKKGKKVVNQEELRRLMREKQRQTTEKKRVESPFAKYNSLGHLSCVLCNVQVKSELLWPAHVLGKQHKEKVAELKEAKQAPAPAPAPSQPLKRKAPGNEDVNGKKAKPAVQAAGRAASELPGDFFEKPSSKEPAAAQTSAGLSLLAGVYDEDSDEEEAGAAGTATDAPTQTAETSGLPADFFDNSIPPAPAISHSGSILKADASEKSAEIKENTAEALPEGFFDDPVRDAKVRNVDAPKDQMDKEWEEFQKEIRQVNTKSEAIVAEDDEEGRLGRQIDEIDEQIECYKRVELLRDKRDVVKSKPLPRKEELMETDASIEEEEENEEELLGILSRDWRAKGALA from the coding sequence ATGGCAAGCTCCAAGAAGGGGAAGAAAGTTGTGAATCAAGAGGAACTCCGTCGATTGATGCgggaaaaacaaagacaaacgaCAGAGAAGAAGCGCGTCGAGTCTCCTTTCGCTAAATACAACAGTCTCGGACACCTCAGTTGTGTCTTGTGCAACGTGCAGGTGAAGTCGGAGCTCCTGTGGCCAGCTCATGTTCTCGGTAAACAGCACAAAGAAAAAGTTGCCGAGCTTAAAGAAGCGAAGCAAGCACCGGCACCAGCACCGGCACCAAGTCAGCCGTTGAAGAGGAAAGCACCGGGCAACGAGGACGTCAACGGGAAAAAGGCAAAACCGGCGGTTCAGGCTGCAGGCCGGGCTGCGTCAGAGCTGCCGGGAGACTTCTTCGAGAAACCCAGCAGTAAAGAACCGGCTGCTGCTCAGACATCTGCAGGTCTGAGTCTGTTGGCTGGGGTGTATGATGAGgacagtgatgaagaggaggctGGAGCGGCGGGGACAGCAACAGACGCCCCTACTCAGACGGCTGAAACTTCAGGACTACCGGCAGATTTCTTTGACAACTCCATCCCACCTGCCCCCGCCATCTCCCACTCAGGATCCATCCTCAAAGCGGATGCGTCGGAGAAAAGCGcggaaattaaagaaaacacagccGAGGCGCTGCCTGAGGGCTTCTTCGACGATCCTGTGAGAGATGCCAAAGTGCGCAACGTGGACGCACCCAAAGACCAAATGGACAAGGAGTGGGAAGAGTTTCAGAAGGAGATACGGCAGGTGAACACAAAATCTGAGGCCATCGTAGCCGAGGACGACGAGGAAGGTCGCCTTGGACGTCAGATAGACGAAATCGACGAACAAATCGAGTGTTACAAGAGAGTGGAGCTGCTGAGGGACAAGCGGGATGTGGTGAAGAGCAAACCTCTTCCCAGGAAGGAGGAACTTATGGAGACTGATGCCAGCattgaggaggaagaggagaatgaAGAGGAACTGCTGGGGATTTTGTCCCGGGACTGGAGGGCCAAAGGGGCACTGGCATAA